Proteins co-encoded in one Nocardioides sp. genomic window:
- a CDS encoding GntR family transcriptional regulator, whose protein sequence is MEDLVAAAPRALKHVAVREYVRALVQDRVAGDPAPSERELVQKFGVARMAVRQAMDALVAEGLLERAPGRGTFVARPRRQVGRLTSFTDDLQQRGLEPSSETLLMRLEQAGPGVARVLGMSPGDSVVHWRRLRRGDGKPIAIEDVFLHEVLLPGFVHVPPPEALYAGLAARGLRPTWAEDAISADRATAEEAGLLEVAPGSPVMRVARRAFAKDRPVEVSRAAYRGDAFTMYVQLGQEA, encoded by the coding sequence GTGGAAGACCTCGTTGCCGCCGCGCCTCGCGCGCTGAAGCACGTCGCTGTGCGCGAGTACGTCCGCGCTCTCGTACAGGATCGTGTGGCTGGCGATCCGGCACCGTCGGAGCGCGAGTTGGTGCAGAAATTCGGCGTCGCGCGGATGGCCGTACGCCAGGCGATGGACGCCCTGGTGGCCGAAGGCCTGCTGGAGCGGGCGCCCGGTCGAGGAACCTTCGTGGCCCGCCCCCGCAGGCAGGTAGGGCGGCTGACGAGCTTCACCGACGACCTCCAGCAGCGCGGCCTCGAGCCCTCGTCCGAGACGCTGCTGATGCGGCTGGAGCAGGCTGGGCCAGGAGTGGCGCGCGTGCTGGGCATGTCGCCGGGCGACTCCGTCGTGCACTGGCGACGGCTGCGGCGTGGCGACGGCAAGCCGATCGCGATCGAGGATGTCTTCTTGCACGAGGTGCTGCTGCCGGGATTCGTACACGTGCCGCCCCCGGAAGCCTTGTACGCCGGTCTGGCCGCACGCGGACTGCGACCTACCTGGGCCGAGGACGCGATCTCTGCCGATCGCGCAACCGCGGAGGAGGCGGGGTTGTTGGAGGTGGCGCCCGGCTCGCCGGTGATGCGCGTGGCTCGTCGCGCGTTTGCCAAGGACCGCCCGGTCGAGGTCTCGCGGGCCGCCTACCGCGGTGACGCGTTCACGATGTACGTGCAACTCGGCCAGGAGGCCTGA
- a CDS encoding cytochrome P450 has product MRPPRAVRTRVRWGLEHGVPRTVFRRQARRGEIFSRLTFEPELHEDPTPAWAQVRARGPWTQGEFGAWSAHHAVGSAILRSEQFGVPLGDGTGNPRVDRLLHAMRDPWSIGPIDPPSLLALDPPDHTRLRRLVSRAFTVRRVTGLEPLIAATAERLLDRMESIPGRRGDLVSLYAAQLPVAVIADLLAVPERDRSRILDWGNGAALLLDAGLTWRDFQRAMRSLRELHQWMGEHLLRLAAAPGDDLLSQAIVASASAPEHERASDDELRMLGMLVLGAGFETTVNLLGNAVVLLDRHPAEREQLSADPDLWRNAVEEVLRFDSPVQFTARRAVHDVRLASLPGLGDLARLPEVVPRGTMVITMNGAMNRDPAVFEDPDRFYVDRANAAEHLAFSAGAHFCLGAGLARAEGALGLRLLYDRFPDLRVAGAPTRRTTRVLRGYERIPVVW; this is encoded by the coding sequence GTGAGGCCGCCACGGGCCGTGCGTACGCGGGTGCGCTGGGGCTTGGAGCACGGCGTGCCGCGTACGGTATTTCGTCGCCAGGCGCGTAGAGGCGAGATCTTCTCGCGGCTCACCTTCGAGCCCGAACTCCACGAGGATCCGACTCCGGCCTGGGCGCAGGTCCGCGCGCGAGGTCCGTGGACGCAGGGCGAGTTCGGCGCCTGGTCGGCACATCACGCGGTCGGGTCCGCGATCTTGCGCAGCGAGCAGTTCGGCGTCCCGCTTGGGGACGGCACCGGGAACCCGAGAGTCGATCGCCTGCTGCACGCCATGCGCGACCCTTGGTCCATCGGACCTATCGACCCGCCGTCCCTGCTTGCGCTGGACCCTCCCGACCACACCCGGCTCCGCCGCCTGGTGTCGCGGGCCTTCACGGTGCGCCGGGTGACCGGGCTCGAACCGTTGATCGCCGCCACCGCCGAGCGGCTGCTGGATCGGATGGAATCGATCCCCGGGCGTCGTGGTGATCTGGTGTCGCTGTATGCGGCCCAACTGCCAGTGGCCGTGATCGCCGATCTGCTCGCGGTGCCCGAGCGGGACCGTTCGCGGATCCTCGATTGGGGCAACGGTGCGGCGTTGCTGCTCGACGCCGGCTTGACCTGGCGCGATTTCCAGCGCGCGATGCGTTCGTTGCGCGAGTTGCACCAATGGATGGGCGAGCACCTGTTGCGGCTGGCTGCCGCCCCCGGCGATGACCTGCTGAGTCAGGCGATCGTCGCGTCAGCCTCCGCGCCGGAGCACGAACGCGCCAGCGACGACGAACTGCGGATGCTGGGAATGTTGGTGCTCGGCGCGGGCTTCGAGACGACCGTCAACCTGCTCGGCAACGCGGTGGTGCTGTTGGATCGCCACCCCGCCGAACGCGAACAGTTGTCGGCCGACCCTGACCTTTGGCGCAACGCGGTCGAGGAGGTGTTGCGCTTCGACTCGCCGGTGCAGTTCACCGCCCGCCGGGCGGTGCACGACGTACGCCTGGCGTCCCTGCCGGGACTTGGCGACCTGGCCCGGCTTCCCGAGGTCGTGCCGCGCGGCACGATGGTGATCACGATGAACGGCGCGATGAACCGCGACCCTGCGGTCTTCGAAGATCCCGACAGGTTCTACGTGGATCGGGCCAACGCGGCCGAGCATCTGGCGTTCTCTGCCGGCGCGCACTTCTGCCTCGGCGCCGGTCTGGCGCGCGCCGAGGGCGCGCTGGGGCTGCGGTTGCTCTACGACCGCTTCCCCGACCTGCGGGTCGCGGGCGCGCCGACGCGTCGTACGACACGGGTGCTGCGCGGGTATGAGCGGATCCCCGTCGTCTGGTGA
- a CDS encoding DNA repair helicase XPB, whose translation MHDGPLIVQSDKTLLLEVDHEQAVECRRAIAPFAELERSPEHIHTYRLTPLGLWNARAAGHDAEQVVDALLTYSRYAVPHSLLVDVAETMARYGRLRLEKHPTHGLVLSTTDRPVLEEVVRAKRVAGMLGARLDDDSVVVHPSERGNLKQALLKLGWPAEDFAGYVDGEAHQIDLAEDDWHLRDYQREAAEAFWHGGSGVVVLPCGAGKTLVGAAAMAHAKATTLILVTNTVSARQWKDELLRRTSLTADEIGEYSGAVKEIRPVTIATYQVLTHRRKGVYPHLELLDARDWGLIVYDEVHLLPAPIFRMTADLQARRRIGLTATLIREDGREGDVFSLIGPKRYDAPWKDIESQGWIAPAECVEVRVSLSESERIAYATSEPEERYRLAACTPAKTRVAEALVARHAGEPTLVIGQYLDQLDEIGADLDAPVIKGDTTVKERQRLFDAFRSGEISLLVVSKVANFSIDLPEAAVAIQVSGSFGSRQEEAQRLGRLLRPKSSGRAAIFYTVVTRDTVDADFAQHRQRFLAEQGYAYEIRDADTVLGEVGE comes from the coding sequence GTGCACGACGGCCCCCTGATCGTCCAGTCGGACAAGACCCTGCTGCTTGAGGTTGACCACGAGCAGGCGGTGGAGTGTCGCCGCGCGATCGCACCCTTCGCCGAGCTCGAACGCAGTCCCGAGCACATCCACACCTATCGCCTGACCCCGCTGGGGCTGTGGAACGCCCGAGCCGCCGGGCACGACGCCGAGCAGGTGGTGGACGCGCTACTCACGTACTCTCGCTATGCGGTGCCACACTCGCTGCTCGTCGACGTCGCCGAGACGATGGCGCGCTATGGCCGGCTGCGGTTGGAGAAGCACCCCACGCACGGGTTGGTCCTGTCGACCACCGACCGCCCCGTGCTGGAGGAGGTGGTCCGCGCCAAACGGGTGGCGGGGATGCTCGGCGCACGCCTGGACGACGACTCGGTCGTGGTGCATCCCAGCGAACGGGGCAACCTCAAACAGGCGCTGCTCAAACTTGGCTGGCCGGCCGAGGATTTCGCCGGGTATGTCGACGGCGAGGCCCACCAGATCGATCTGGCCGAAGATGATTGGCACCTTCGCGACTATCAGCGTGAGGCCGCGGAGGCCTTCTGGCACGGCGGGTCTGGGGTTGTCGTGCTGCCGTGTGGCGCCGGCAAGACGCTGGTCGGCGCTGCCGCGATGGCGCACGCGAAGGCGACGACTCTGATCCTGGTGACCAACACGGTGTCGGCGCGACAGTGGAAGGACGAGTTGCTCCGGCGTACGTCCCTGACTGCCGACGAGATCGGCGAATATTCCGGCGCCGTCAAGGAGATCCGCCCGGTCACCATCGCGACCTATCAAGTGCTCACGCATCGTCGCAAGGGCGTGTATCCGCACCTCGAACTCCTCGATGCCCGCGACTGGGGACTGATCGTCTACGACGAGGTGCACCTGCTGCCTGCCCCGATCTTCCGGATGACCGCCGACCTTCAGGCGCGCCGCCGGATCGGTCTGACCGCGACGCTGATCCGAGAGGACGGCCGGGAGGGAGATGTGTTCTCCCTGATCGGACCCAAGCGCTATGACGCACCTTGGAAGGACATCGAGTCGCAAGGCTGGATCGCGCCCGCAGAGTGTGTGGAGGTGCGCGTCTCGCTCAGCGAGTCCGAGCGGATTGCGTACGCCACCTCGGAGCCCGAGGAGCGTTATCGACTGGCCGCCTGCACCCCCGCCAAGACTCGCGTGGCCGAAGCGTTGGTGGCGCGACATGCGGGCGAACCGACCCTGGTGATCGGGCAGTACCTCGACCAACTCGACGAGATCGGCGCCGACCTCGACGCGCCCGTCATCAAGGGCGACACCACCGTGAAGGAACGCCAACGCCTCTTCGACGCGTTCCGCAGCGGCGAGATCTCGCTGCTCGTGGTGTCGAAGGTCGCCAACTTCTCGATCGACCTGCCCGAAGCGGCCGTGGCGATCCAGGTGTCGGGATCCTTCGGTTCGCGTCAGGAGGAGGCCCAGCGGCTCGGCCGCCTGTTGCGCCCCAAGTCGTCGGGACGGGCAGCGATCTTCTACACGGTGGTCACCCGCGACACCGTCGATGCCGATTTCGCCCAGCATCGCCAGCGGTTTCTGGCCGAGCAGGGGTATGCGTACGAGATCCGCGACGCGGACACCGTCCTGGGCGAGGTTGGCGAGTGA
- a CDS encoding helicase C-terminal domain-containing protein, whose translation MAKESGAQAAPRTLAEVLRSWPADRLGRLLRERPDLATPAPHDSAQLASRAATRASVSRALDQLTHGELLVLDALVIAGQTTPEGLSALVRVSDVRSTAVSDALAHLENLALCWRAPEGLRPLTTIAELLVGTDGTSGLRPIGPDPRPSDAIAADLEAVSTEARALLAHVVAAGGTGRTQAARTIGDPAEARTPVEELLARGLLVPAGSGTVVVPGEVGLALHGGRTTDEPVDVTPELATGSRDPKLVARAAAGAAFELTRRVELLLDRWGTHPPAALRTGGLGVRDLKAASTLLGVEAGEAALIIEVCFAAGLLATGTTADEVDAWLPTEAFDAWSTLGSAPRWVRLAGAWLASPRTPALVGTRDSGGKAINALAPELSSGLQAQTRRAALEEIAALPEGDVLATGTGVPSLVARIRWLRPRRPTSRDAQVAASVTEAGMLGFAGLGAVPAYARALLHGDAEEAVRLLDPLLPQPVDHLLVQADLTAVAPGPLTSEISRALHLLADVESRGGATVYRFGKDSLRRAFDAGWSATEVHAYLEGLSRTPLPQPLTYLVDDVARTFGTVRVGHAESFLRADDEGALTELMHHPKAASLRLRRIAPTVIVSDTPLDVLLPRLRELGAAPVVEAADGTVGVARADIQRARLPRTPRAVATRETARNEARINAVVSAIRAGDAAREIGAARPREATSPTAALAALREAVEARSTVLIGYVDNHGSTSERMVDPRRVEGGQLTAYDHRSDDVRTFAVHRITVVQPTAP comes from the coding sequence ATGGCGAAGGAGTCTGGTGCCCAAGCGGCACCTCGTACGCTCGCCGAGGTGTTGAGGTCCTGGCCCGCAGACCGGCTGGGCCGGCTGCTGCGCGAACGACCAGACCTTGCCACGCCCGCTCCTCACGACTCTGCTCAACTGGCTTCGCGGGCGGCGACTCGTGCCTCCGTCTCGCGCGCACTCGATCAACTCACCCATGGCGAGCTCTTGGTCCTTGATGCCCTGGTGATCGCCGGTCAAACCACACCTGAGGGTCTGAGCGCACTGGTTCGTGTGAGTGACGTTCGGAGCACGGCCGTCTCGGACGCGCTGGCCCACCTGGAGAACCTCGCGCTGTGCTGGCGCGCCCCGGAGGGACTGCGCCCACTGACGACGATCGCCGAACTCCTCGTCGGCACAGACGGGACCAGCGGGCTGCGCCCGATCGGGCCGGACCCACGTCCGAGCGACGCGATCGCGGCCGACCTCGAGGCGGTCTCCACCGAGGCCAGGGCGTTGCTCGCCCACGTGGTCGCGGCGGGAGGGACCGGACGCACACAGGCCGCACGCACGATCGGCGATCCTGCCGAGGCCCGTACGCCCGTGGAGGAACTGCTTGCCCGTGGCCTGCTGGTGCCTGCCGGCTCGGGCACGGTCGTGGTTCCCGGCGAAGTCGGCCTGGCGCTGCACGGTGGTCGTACGACCGACGAACCCGTGGATGTCACGCCCGAGTTGGCGACGGGGTCACGCGACCCGAAACTGGTCGCACGCGCCGCAGCTGGAGCCGCCTTCGAGCTCACCCGTCGGGTCGAGTTGCTCCTGGATCGGTGGGGCACTCATCCCCCGGCTGCATTGCGGACGGGGGGTCTGGGCGTACGCGATCTCAAGGCAGCGTCCACCCTGCTGGGAGTGGAGGCCGGGGAGGCCGCCCTGATCATCGAGGTCTGCTTCGCCGCCGGACTGCTCGCCACGGGAACCACAGCCGACGAGGTCGACGCCTGGCTGCCGACCGAGGCGTTCGATGCCTGGTCCACACTCGGGTCGGCGCCACGGTGGGTTCGGCTCGCGGGCGCCTGGCTCGCCTCGCCGCGCACGCCCGCGCTGGTCGGCACGCGAGACAGCGGCGGCAAGGCGATCAACGCACTGGCGCCGGAGTTGTCCAGCGGGCTGCAGGCTCAGACCCGGCGCGCCGCATTGGAAGAGATCGCCGCGCTGCCCGAAGGAGACGTGCTGGCCACAGGCACCGGGGTTCCCTCGCTCGTCGCCCGGATCCGCTGGCTGCGACCGCGCCGCCCGACCTCGCGCGATGCTCAGGTGGCGGCCAGCGTCACCGAGGCGGGGATGTTGGGCTTCGCCGGACTCGGTGCGGTGCCTGCGTACGCCCGGGCGTTGCTGCACGGCGATGCCGAGGAGGCCGTACGCCTGCTCGACCCGCTGCTCCCACAGCCTGTCGACCACCTGCTGGTGCAGGCGGACCTGACAGCCGTCGCGCCGGGACCGTTGACCTCCGAGATCAGCCGGGCGCTGCATCTGCTCGCGGATGTCGAATCGCGCGGCGGCGCCACGGTGTATCGCTTCGGCAAGGACTCACTGCGCCGGGCGTTCGACGCCGGCTGGTCGGCAACCGAGGTACACGCCTACCTGGAGGGCTTGTCGCGCACACCGCTGCCACAGCCACTGACGTACCTCGTCGACGATGTGGCCCGCACGTTCGGCACCGTGCGGGTCGGGCACGCGGAGTCCTTCCTGCGTGCCGACGACGAGGGCGCGCTCACCGAGTTGATGCACCATCCCAAGGCGGCGTCGTTGCGGCTGCGCCGGATCGCGCCCACGGTGATCGTCAGCGATACCCCCCTCGACGTGCTGTTGCCACGGCTGCGCGAACTCGGGGCCGCCCCTGTCGTGGAAGCGGCCGACGGGACCGTAGGTGTGGCGCGCGCCGACATCCAGCGCGCGCGTCTGCCCCGCACTCCTCGAGCGGTCGCGACCCGCGAGACGGCTCGCAACGAGGCACGGATCAATGCGGTCGTCTCCGCGATCCGAGCCGGCGACGCTGCCCGGGAGATCGGGGCGGCTCGACCGCGCGAGGCCACCAGTCCCACGGCGGCGCTGGCTGCGCTTCGCGAGGCCGTGGAAGCCCGTAGCACCGTGCTTATCGGCTATGTCGACAACCACGGCAGCACCAGCGAACGGATGGTCGATCCGCGACGCGTCGAGGGTGGCCAACTCACGGCGTACGACCATCGCAGCGACGACGTGCGTACGTTCGCCGTCCACCGCATCACGGTGGTCCAGCCGACGGCTCCGTAG
- a CDS encoding protein phosphatase 2C domain-containing protein, which yields MSRVELHYGATTDVGHVRRVNEDSFLAAPPIFVVADGMGGHSGGDVASRIVAEEFAALADSEHTPQSGAEAIADLLSRSQARIQEYAEAQRTSGAQRWYAGTTAVIALLVHDNGFHKWLLANLGDSRIYRLLDGSLEQVSVDHSVVQELIEAGEITAAEADTHPERHVVTRALGGPGVAEADYFLLPMPSVERLLLCSDGISGLICDEVIAELLNKFDDPRDAADHLVRAALEAGGRDNATAIVVDVVGLHASETDDSPMSVSLEQKLGARP from the coding sequence ATGAGCAGGGTCGAGTTGCACTACGGCGCCACCACCGACGTCGGCCACGTCCGGCGCGTCAACGAGGATTCCTTCCTTGCCGCGCCCCCGATCTTCGTCGTCGCCGACGGCATGGGCGGTCACTCCGGGGGAGACGTGGCCAGCCGCATCGTGGCCGAGGAGTTCGCGGCGCTCGCCGACTCCGAGCACACGCCACAGTCCGGCGCCGAGGCCATCGCCGACCTGCTCTCGCGCAGCCAGGCCCGCATCCAGGAGTACGCCGAGGCGCAGCGCACCTCCGGTGCACAGCGGTGGTACGCCGGTACGACCGCAGTGATCGCCCTGCTCGTCCACGACAACGGCTTCCACAAGTGGCTGCTGGCCAACCTCGGAGACTCGCGCATCTATCGACTTCTCGACGGATCGTTGGAGCAGGTCAGCGTCGACCATTCGGTGGTCCAGGAGTTGATCGAGGCCGGCGAGATCACCGCAGCCGAGGCCGACACCCACCCCGAGCGGCATGTGGTCACGCGGGCGTTGGGTGGCCCGGGCGTGGCGGAAGCGGACTACTTCCTGCTGCCGATGCCTTCGGTCGAGAGGCTGCTCCTGTGCTCCGACGGGATCAGCGGCCTCATCTGCGATGAGGTGATCGCCGAACTGCTCAACAAGTTCGACGACCCCCGCGACGCCGCCGACCATCTGGTCCGCGCGGCCTTGGAAGCAGGGGGTCGTGACAACGCCACGGCCATCGTGGTGGATGTGGTGGGATTGCACGCATCCGAGACGGACGACTCGCCCATGTCGGTGAGCTTGGAACAGAAACTGGGGGCTCGGCCATGA
- a CDS encoding FHA domain-containing protein, producing the protein MTSQDLVTTGVRAFAPGDWFAVLGADTAVFLPAAQRDRVAALWDSVDSGAGFSEVLDALLASGLSSLPAFVVLGEDGGRVLVRGDAVVRATAAGEEVRVACDQAATWAEHVFEDPAALSIELDGSAEPADLSITTGLVRVSRVVWREGGTDEADVRDVPDEVTALLVDPGTEDSTGLESAAVAEPEPVADPEPVVAPEPVAEPEPVVAPEPVAEPEPVVAPEPVAEPEPVAAPEPVVRPEPVVEPEPEPQPDPLAHDGHTQYGARDNEPDRPLMGLPGQPPPPSVVSKPVARLVVSSGQIVEVDRVVLVGRAPEARRFSSQEQPVLLTVPSPNQEISSTHLEIRPGAGADHGSAVVTDLGSTNGTVLVQPGLPPEDLQPGIAVQLIPGAILDLADGVTIQITKA; encoded by the coding sequence ATGACGAGTCAAGATCTCGTGACCACCGGCGTACGCGCCTTCGCTCCGGGCGACTGGTTCGCCGTGCTGGGCGCCGACACGGCCGTCTTCCTTCCTGCCGCTCAGCGCGATCGGGTAGCCGCGCTGTGGGATTCCGTCGACTCCGGAGCGGGCTTTTCCGAGGTGCTCGACGCGCTGCTGGCGTCGGGGTTGAGTTCACTGCCCGCCTTCGTCGTGCTCGGCGAGGACGGCGGTCGGGTGCTGGTGCGCGGTGATGCGGTCGTACGTGCCACCGCCGCAGGCGAAGAGGTCCGGGTGGCCTGCGACCAGGCAGCGACCTGGGCCGAGCACGTGTTCGAGGATCCGGCCGCACTGTCGATCGAGCTCGACGGGAGTGCGGAGCCGGCCGACCTGAGCATCACCACCGGGCTGGTGCGCGTCAGTCGGGTCGTCTGGCGCGAGGGTGGCACCGACGAGGCCGACGTCCGCGACGTGCCAGACGAGGTGACCGCACTGCTGGTCGACCCCGGCACCGAGGACAGCACCGGGCTGGAAAGCGCAGCGGTGGCCGAGCCTGAGCCGGTGGCCGACCCCGAGCCGGTCGTGGCGCCCGAGCCGGTGGCCGAGCCCGAGCCCGTGGTGGCGCCCGAGCCGGTGGCCGAGCCCGAGCCCGTGGTGGCGCCCGAGCCGGTGGCCGAGCCCGAGCCCGTGGCGGCACCCGAACCGGTGGTCAGGCCCGAACCCGTGGTCGAGCCCGAGCCCGAGCCACAGCCGGACCCGCTCGCCCACGACGGGCACACGCAATATGGCGCCCGCGACAACGAGCCTGACCGTCCGCTCATGGGCCTGCCAGGGCAGCCGCCCCCGCCGAGTGTGGTGTCGAAGCCGGTCGCGAGGCTGGTCGTTTCGTCAGGCCAGATCGTCGAAGTCGACCGCGTCGTGCTGGTCGGGCGTGCGCCCGAGGCGCGCCGATTCTCCTCTCAGGAACAACCCGTGCTGTTGACCGTGCCCAGCCCCAACCAGGAGATCTCCTCGACCCACCTGGAGATTCGGCCGGGCGCTGGTGCTGATCACGGATCGGCGGTCGTCACCGACCTCGGCTCGACCAACGGCACCGTCCTGGTGCAGCCGGGCCTGCCCCCCGAGGACCTGCAGCCGGGCATCGCCGTCCAGTTGATCCCTGGCGCGATCCTGGACCTGGCCGACGGCGTCACCATCCAGATCACCAAGGCGTGA
- a CDS encoding RDD family protein yields MTAVTPDETTAFPAAGLERRFYAFAIDRVIAWTLFAAAGVGAWALFFRHGEVLPGVLLIVGVVLLVSLIFAVLLGAAGRSPGKAAMGLRLVHHGTGTPPGVGPALLRTLVLGVATIPTLGLGLATLAWTAMMDPSRMRRGWHDHVSKAVVVDMRPRQVAEEATDSQPRHVVNLTAMRLVPAAPAETATPAPSRRTPTPAPRPPSEPAQAAPIPPAPPPVRQAPPQAPPPRQPAQAPEPSAPMSSAPMPSGPMPSGPARPPAPDSGRTVVRSGAPAPPPATATAPVSRWRVTFDDGQSFIVEGLGIIGRRPEARPGEPVRHSVPLQSNDMSVSKTHAQIQLTPDGGMLVMDRGSTNGSTLVRQGVSKQLGAGRPATLLDGDVVKFGDRRMTVSRER; encoded by the coding sequence ATGACTGCCGTCACCCCCGACGAGACCACCGCCTTCCCGGCTGCGGGTCTCGAACGCCGCTTCTATGCGTTCGCGATCGACCGCGTGATCGCGTGGACCCTCTTCGCGGCGGCAGGGGTGGGGGCGTGGGCGCTGTTCTTCCGTCATGGGGAGGTGCTGCCCGGCGTACTCCTCATCGTCGGCGTCGTGCTCCTGGTGTCGTTGATCTTCGCGGTGCTGCTCGGTGCGGCAGGACGCTCGCCAGGCAAGGCCGCGATGGGTCTGCGGCTGGTGCACCACGGGACGGGTACGCCCCCGGGCGTGGGTCCGGCACTCCTGCGCACGCTCGTTCTCGGGGTTGCCACCATCCCCACCCTGGGGTTGGGACTCGCGACCTTGGCTTGGACGGCCATGATGGATCCCTCCCGGATGCGCCGCGGCTGGCACGACCACGTGAGCAAGGCGGTCGTGGTCGACATGCGCCCGCGGCAGGTGGCCGAGGAGGCGACCGACTCCCAGCCGCGGCACGTGGTGAACCTGACCGCGATGCGCCTGGTCCCCGCCGCGCCCGCCGAGACCGCGACACCAGCGCCGTCGCGGCGCACGCCGACGCCCGCGCCCAGGCCCCCGTCCGAACCGGCGCAGGCCGCGCCGATCCCACCGGCGCCGCCCCCCGTACGTCAGGCACCCCCGCAAGCCCCGCCTCCACGTCAGCCGGCGCAGGCCCCGGAGCCCTCCGCGCCGATGTCCTCCGCGCCGATGCCATCCGGGCCGATGCCATCCGGGCCGGCTCGACCACCCGCGCCCGACAGCGGGCGCACCGTCGTACGCAGTGGTGCCCCGGCGCCGCCGCCCGCCACGGCCACGGCGCCGGTGTCACGATGGCGGGTGACCTTCGACGACGGACAGTCCTTCATCGTGGAGGGCCTGGGCATCATCGGACGCCGTCCCGAGGCACGCCCCGGTGAGCCGGTGCGACACAGCGTGCCGCTGCAGAGCAACGACATGTCAGTGTCCAAGACCCATGCCCAGATCCAGTTGACGCCCGATGGCGGGATGCTGGTGATGGACCGCGGTTCGACCAACGGCTCGACACTGGTCCGGCAGGGGGTTTCCAAGCAGTTGGGTGCCGGTCGGCCGGCGACCCTCTTGGACGGGGACGTGGTGAAGTTCGGCGATCGCAGGATGACGGTCAGCCGCGAGCGCTGA
- a CDS encoding inositol monophosphatase, which produces MLATDAVLELLQETADEFINPRFRALAAGEISEKQPGDLVTVADQESEVAITAALRVAYPDAVILGEEAYAQDHGLLDAFRAAEHAFTVDPVDGTKNFVNGSPDHAVMVSETRAGEVVRAWIWQPQHELAYVAERGAGAFRNGERMRTPGVAQPWRGVTSRRRWIGRTLPGLSPLELTWVSCGIDYPHLVEGDAAYLLYGGTFPWDHAPGSLLLAESGGFLGTAEGRAYSPIDPAPSGLVGAVSPEVGATITGLLAQTDWA; this is translated from the coding sequence GTGCTGGCCACCGATGCCGTCTTGGAGTTGCTCCAGGAGACTGCGGACGAGTTCATCAACCCGCGCTTTCGCGCCTTGGCTGCCGGTGAGATCTCGGAGAAGCAGCCCGGCGACCTCGTCACGGTGGCCGATCAGGAGTCGGAGGTCGCGATCACCGCCGCGCTCCGGGTGGCCTATCCCGACGCGGTGATCCTCGGCGAGGAGGCGTACGCGCAAGACCACGGCCTGCTCGATGCCTTCCGTGCTGCCGAGCACGCCTTCACCGTCGATCCGGTCGACGGCACCAAGAACTTCGTCAACGGCTCCCCCGACCATGCGGTGATGGTGTCCGAGACCCGCGCCGGCGAGGTGGTACGTGCCTGGATCTGGCAGCCGCAGCACGAGTTGGCCTACGTCGCCGAGCGTGGCGCCGGCGCCTTCCGCAACGGCGAGCGGATGCGTACGCCCGGCGTTGCACAACCCTGGCGCGGCGTCACCTCGCGCAGGCGATGGATCGGTCGCACCCTGCCCGGCCTGTCACCCCTGGAGTTGACCTGGGTGTCGTGCGGGATCGATTACCCGCATCTGGTGGAGGGCGACGCGGCGTACCTGCTCTACGGCGGGACCTTCCCGTGGGATCACGCGCCCGGCAGCCTCCTGCTCGCAGAGTCGGGCGGATTCCTGGGGACCGCCGAGGGGCGGGCCTATTCGCCGATCGATCCGGCACCGTCCGGGCTGGTCGGCGCGGTGTCGCCCGAGGTCGGGGCCACCATCACCGGGTTGCTGGCGCAGACCGACTGGGCTTGA